The genomic window CCCCAGTGGCTTCAACAGCATGCTAGCAGTACAccagaaaaaatgggggggggaggtccttaCCTCTCTCCTTAATACAAGATATCATTCATTACATTCCGCCTAATCATCACTGGTGCTCCTGTCTAGCCACCCCATTAAATGTAATTCAAATAGAAAGATGGGAATGGGTTTGAGAAATCACTGGGTGAGTAAACTAGGAATCTCTTAATCTGATAGAAAATAATTTTGCCGTTCATGAAGCTCATCTCCCTTTTAAGATGAGCCTCAGAGAGCTCGTAAAATCCTATGTTAGGCTTCCAAGCCTGGAGAACTTTATCAGCACCTCTATGAAAAGTTTCCCCACATTTTGCTTTAATCCAATTATCTAGCCTCCTTTGAGCCATAGTCCTAGCATCAATATGGAGTATAACCAATTTTAAGAAACACCTCCCTGAACTTGGTCTGACACTGTCAAAAATGCAGTGGGGAGGAGAAagtacttcttttttaaaagtgtgtatgAGTGACTTTCCACATTGCTAATTATAGCTGACAATGGAAGCAATGCACGAAAACACAACTCTGAGCTGAGATACAGAACTTATCCGAAAATGGCTGTTTCAATGTCTTCCAATTACTGATGTCCTCTATTCATATTTAGAGCTCTTGTGCACATACTGTGCCTGCCAGAAGCAACAGCAAGTGCCGCTCCAATTTGCAGTGCTTTCAAAGGAGAAGTGAGCtaaccccctccttccttgctccCTTCACTTGCCCCATGGCGAGAGTGCCCCATTTCTGGGTCAACCTCTAACTGTAAGACCACCATTGCTGGAGAAAGCAAGGCGAGAGGTGTAGGACAGCACAGCCTCCTCCCTGCTAACCTCTGCACAGTGTGTCCCAAATATACTGTAGCTGTTACAGGTACAAACTATCAGCAGAAAAAGAAACCTGACTGCCCAAATTCTAAACACCAGCAGCTAGTGAAATTAGATCAAGGATTAATTCACAAACACCTGAAAACTAATTCACAATAGTTTGGGCAATATTTCCGAATTTCATATCATTGCTTCAAATTTGCATGAATTGAGCCAAATACAGATCAGTGGCTCTTCATGCGGTAAAACTAATTCCAAAACTACTCAGAATTGTATTGTTCACTGGTAATAGAAATCCCTACTTGAATCCCCAACATTCACTTTTCTACATGCAAATAGCTTCTTATTTGGGGGAGCATTCTGTCACATTCTCTACCTAAAACTGGCAGTTCTTAGCTCAAAAGAAGCATCTTACTACCAATATGAAATATGCATTTCATTCAAAGCAGTGATACAATAGTAAGAGCTCCTCCACTTAGAAATGTAGATTAGTTTAAAGTCAGGGAGGAATGAATTACAGGTTCTTAAAATACTGTTCATGATacaacaataacaattaaaaTTACATTTCATTATTCAACATTACAACTTATTCTCCCTGAGCTGCAATGGGGTGGGCAGAATGgctgtagatcagtggtagagcacatgctttccttgcaaaagatctcaggttcaatccacagcatctccaagtaggaaaGGCCCCATTTGGAAAAGCCATTTCCAGTCATGGTACACAAGACTGACCAAGAGAAAACTGAGCCTGGCTCAGTAAAAGACAGTTCTCATTATCCCTATAAACACTTTCCATCTATGGACTTCCATCTATGAAATTCTACCAGATAACCTAGTCACCTGGATttctgagaaaaagaaaaactgactCTATAACAAGAAACATTTCACAAGCGCAGAGAAAGAAGGAATAAAGGAAATTATGACCAGTGTTTGCAAACGGGAAAAGCCAAAAGTCTaatatatactgcatttttttaaagagctgcttCCTGCACCCTCACTATGCTATTTAAGTATAATTCTGTAGAAGAAACTCAGAACAGGCATCTTCCAAACATTTTTCCAAGTTTAATTGCAGTGATAAACAACATAAATAGGCATCTGAATAGATTTAGCTGCATAAAACTCCCACTTTTATTTGTGCAAAAATGTTTGGCAAGGCACTTTTTTTACCAAGCTGAAAGCATTATGAAAGGTTACAAAATAATCTAATCTTTGCAAAGTGATAGTGCTCAGTTAATCCACAGAACACTGCAAATTTCCACTTTGCTTCTTATCAAAACCCATTATTTGTGGTCACTACTGACACCTTCTCTAAAGTCCAAGTCCTTTGCATTTGCAGAGGTCTCAGGGAATGGAGAGATATTTgtcattttgcaaaatatacaaGTAGCACGTCACTACTGCAACGTCCTATAAATGCACAAACGGGGAGAGAGGAAGCACTTTCTCCTTTCTTACCACGTTTTCTTGAGAGGAAAGAAGTGGTACTTTCTGTTCCTTCCTACATGGACtccctacattggctcccagtacgtttccacgCACAATTCatagtattggtgctgacctttaaagccctgaacggcctcggtcccatatacctgaaggagcgtctccacccccatcgttctgcccggacactgagatccagcgccgagggccttctggcggttccctcgctgtgagaagccaagttacagggaaccaggcagagggccttctcagtagtggcaccccccctgtggaacgccctcccaccagatgtcaaagagaaaaacaactaccagacttttagaagacatctgaagacagtccttcattagggaagcttttaatgtttaatacactattgtattttaatattctgttggaagccgcccagagtcgttgcggaaacccagccacatgggcaggatataaatatattattattattattataattattattattattattattattattatattattattcctGAAAACTTTTTCCGGGAGACAGCTGCTAGTACTTTCTTAAAATGACTCTTCTTTCATGCAAGGAGAAtgaagaaggaaaggagagagagtcTCTCATGCCTGAGCTGGACTTTGTCCACAGGTGCATACATACTCATATGCACTACTAGCAAGCAATGCTTCAATCCTCAGTTCATGACTTCCAGACTTTGAGAAAGCGCTGAGATTTGTCAGTTTTCAATTTACATCATTTTCCCTCTTACAGGTCACCAATTCACATGAGTGCAAATGCACATAAAGTTACAGcacaaatgtatgtgtgtgtgtgtgatttcattAGGCTTGCATTCATAACATGCAAATTTTTAAGAAAAACCCCCCACTGAAAATTGACCAATGTACTTAATTCAGAAGGCAAGACAAACAGAACAACCATCACGTACAGAACAAATTTGAGCAATTCTACATATTACTTAAACTGAACTAAAATAGCATTTTATGCATAAAGATTGttcaactaaataaataaataaatatatttttatttataccctgccctccctggtTCAGAaacccaggctcagggcggctaacaacaaattttaaacacttaattgtaatacaacataaaagcagcatgaaATACAGTATATACCGGTAACTTAAATGTTTCATACCAAAATATTGTATTAAAAATGAGTGATTTGATGCTAAGAATAATGCTGAACACACTGATACTCTTTCTATGACtaagttcaatgaggcttactcccatgtaCGTAGAGACAGGATTGTAGTCTTTCAGCTAAAATTTGGGTGGCTGCATTTTCCTTCGTTCTTTATGCCTCTTTTCTACTTTTCCTAATCATAATTTTAACATTCTATTTTGGTGCCTGCTggagacattcttatttagacaagtctacccagatgcttagaaagttagTATGAATTTGTTAGTAACaaatttgttaatttgttttagtctagtctgctgtggttttaacTTTCCGCATGTTTCAAATTATGGGTATAATTTTTTTGgtgataattttattcttttatctttttcataacctgctttgaggttttttctacAATTAAGGGaggtatgaattttatgaaataaaagataaataaatgagaattGTGAGCATTATCTACAAGAGTATTCCTATATACTCTGGGTTCCAGATTGTACTAGCATTAAATGTTTAAATCAGGATTCTCAAGAGATAAAGTGTACAATGCATTACATAAGTCACAAAACCCAAAACTCTCCCTAAAGAGCAGTATTACCAAAGAACAAAACTTTCCCAAGATAAAATTGGAACAAAATATGCAATGGAAAATCACCACTTAACACCTGAAGAATCAGAGGACAGAAGCTGCCATTCAGATGGGATGAGGAAAGGGATAAAATACACATGAGAAAGAGGACAGGCATattggcgggtggggtggggggcacaatgAAGAATCATTCAGAGTGGAGAGAGGAGTGTGTACAATGAACAGAACAGGGCAGGATAGCCCCTTGAAAATGTTTTTGCAAGCCTGGACCAACTCAAATTTTGGGCATTTAAGATGTTGAATTCTTTAGTTCAAAAACCTCAAGTCCATTTGGGAGCATGCAAACTCTTGTGTACAGCTAAAGTAACTGTGGACTGTGGCATTCAAATCACTACTCTGTCGTAGACTCACTGTCTACCACATGTAGGCTATCCAaacccggctgctgctgctgctgctctctgtaTTGTCCACAAAGACTTGGGGAGCCATGCCCACCTTTCCCCACTACCCAGCCAATGAGCCAACAGCTGAGTAGCAGAGAAAATATCCGTTCCTTTGCTGCTAATCAGAAtggaaatatgcattttgtgcactCTGTCTGCCTGTGTGCATGCATTTCTATCTATGCAGTCCCCAATCCACCAGGCTCTGCCATCTGCAGCCTCAGAGACAAGATTGCCCGTTTCTGCTGTATACCTTGATGTTGGCTGGTTTCTCACTTAGGAGATTAAGAACCATCAAAGTATGTTATCTGCTACAATCACAGATAGATAAATCTGTTCCTTGTTTATTGACATAATGCCTTACCACTTTCATAATCccttaattaaaaataacaaaaataatgcaTTAGCAACTTCATAGAGTCAGAAGTATTTAATCTACATCAGAATTAGAAATCTTAAGATGAAGGGAACTAGGCGTCTGTACAAGAATATTGACTTAAGCAACCAACACTTGCATCTTCCAGATAATTAAAATGGTTGCTTAGCTTTTTCTTAATTTAAAGCTGTTGGCTTTCATCTAGATTCAGCTTCACAGACCTGATGCTAGAAAGGCAATGCAATTACTTTCAAGTCAGTGAATTTAAATCATGCTCAGAATGTAAAAACGGAACAGTGTCcagtgaatttgtgtgtgtgcgtgtgctgtATGTGTGCTATTTGTATGTGCCCCTATGCAATTCTTGAAAGGGTTGGCTAACcttgaatgcagccctcaggctgaaaaagaatAGCAATCTGTGCACTAGTCCTAGAAATAAGTGAGCATATGAAACCTTACTACAAAATACACCCGTCCTGTGGTCTTGAGATGCCACAGAAAAATATTAGTAAGTTTAAAAACAGAGTATAAAACTGTAGTTGTACGAAATCATCATGcataaaagtaaaaaaacaaaaacaaaaaaactccgcAAACCTTACTTCTGGTAGAGGATTGGCTGGTCTGGTAAGGATTCCTCCCACATACACAACATTTGGAAGGGTGGGTCTTGGAAACTCTAGTGCTACATCAGTACACAGCATCCACAGGCTAGAATCATGAACCAATTCATACATGGACCTTGCTGGCTGTACATTGTACTTCTGCATTATCCTTTCGTATTTTGGCAGAACCAAAAAGTTGACTCCAAATCTTGAAACCAGGTATACAACAGTGTTCTTAAGCCTCTCTAGCAAGTTCATATGATCTGTGAGAAGTGAATTAAATTCTGGAACATATGCTAAAGGTGATGGAGCACCTACTTCTGCTGGATACCAAAGTCCAGTGGAAAAAACCGCGTATTTAATCCCTAAAAGATGAGCAATAACAAATCCACACATTTCATTAGGATCCACTAGCAGCAGGTCAAATTTTTCCTGTTTCAGAGCATGCAGGAGCTTCTTGTTGCCTACAATCATGTCACAATTCTTGGAATAGTGTTCCAGAATGTCAAACAGTTCCAGGGCTGTTAGTCTCCCAGAAAAGATATTCCTCATTTTGGATTGAAGAAACTCATCTGAGGTGCTGGTATTAAAGATTCCTGGGTAACGTTGCAGTCTATAGTGATTAGATGGAGGGATGTCTCTGCCCTCAGACAGAAGGAAAACTGTTTGGTGGCCTTGCTCGTGCAAGGCTGAGGCCAGGGTCTTGAAAATATACAGATGGCTTTCAAACATAATTGGCGGCACAATAACGAttttggcagcccttgagatTCCGACAGCACTCCAAAGAAGAATGAAAAATGGAATGTAAGACTTCATAGCTGAAATGACAAACAAAAAGAATTACTTCAACGTATCCTAAATTGTTATTCggaacataaaaaataaatactgccCAGTAACAATGTGAAGTATCTGATATTTTAAACTCCAGCATCATGTTGTTCATTATTACATCATGAAAACAATGTACCCTGGACAAGAGATGGGGCAAAGTTCTGGCTAGATTCTGGCTACCCAATTGGGTTAGATGCATTTCCAGAGAGGATTAAGACTTGACGCTTTGGGGCACATTCCAGAATTAGGTACATCTCCCCACTATGCCTGGAGGCCTTCAGACCACTAAATGGCCAGTGCTCAATGTAGTTGCTTGCTTGACATGAAATAAACCTCAACAGATGAAGTGAGCCTAAGTGCTGCCTGGGAGACATTTCAGGACTCCTCTTGTCTTTTCCAAGGCTCCCTGCATGTTGGGTGCAGTCACTGAAGAACTTATGATGCACTAGGCCTCCCATTGACTTCTCCACAACCAAGAATTAGGAGATGGCCAATTTCACTGTCCTCTGAGCACATTGAAGAACTACATGCTGTGCTAGGCTCCCTTTCTACAGCAAGCGTAAATTGTAGAATCCCTTCTGGATGCTTCCCTGTCCTCTGGAATTTTGGTGGAGCGTCCATCTGAACTTTTCTGGACTCTGCACCACAAAGTCACAAGATTTCACAAGTTATTTCATGGGCCAAAGTCACTGCAAAATCAGTCATGTATGATTTCACAGGGCATGCTCCATCTTATTTAACACTAAGTGCAACTTTCAAGAGATAGATGGAGAATCACAGAAAGTATTAATAGTTAATGTCAGTCATTGCAATCAGCATAAATACAACACATAGGTATCAAGTCTGAAAACTGCAGAGAACCATGAGTTTGCAGTCACCTGTATGGTACCAAAATGCTACCCACCACTGCTGCAGTTAAGAACTTTGTGAACTCATAGCACAACACAATAGAGGCTATTTCAACAGACCACAGACCCTGACAGTTAACAAGATAAAACTCATCTTTGAATAGGCAAATTatagaaaaatattaaaatgaaaattcagtgtacagtattaataaaattatatgcATAATATAGCACATTCCCATTAACACACAATTGCGGTAATATGATCCTCAGCTAATAAAATCTGTATTAGCAACTACTGCCAGTATAAATAACATAATTTGCTCCAAGTGGTGTCATAATTTTGTCTTTTGACCTAATTCAAATTATATGAAaaatagtatagtatagtattatAAACACACCAGAATATGTGCATTTTCTAGTTACGACTGCCCCTGTGATCAATTAATCATACATTTCATTatttaaaacacaaattaaaCTTTTCAGCCCTCATTTTTTATTCCTAAAATTAACATAAGTGCAAATTTGTAGAAAGcctaggtaataataataataattattattattattattattattattattatttacatgcctcccatatgactgggttgccccagccactctgggccagcTTCCAATAATTAGAAACATTAGCCAATAATGTTCCAATAATTAAAAATtccaataattaaaaacatagttatttcctttacatctgatgggaaggcattccatagGGAGGGCGGCGCAACTTCCAAAAAAGCCCTCAGTAGTAACAAACCCAACATTTTATGCAAGCAGCCAATTGTTACATATTTCTGAGAAAGCCTCTCCA from Lacerta agilis isolate rLacAgi1 chromosome 9, rLacAgi1.pri, whole genome shotgun sequence includes these protein-coding regions:
- the UGT8 gene encoding 2-hydroxyacylsphingosine 1-beta-galactosyltransferase isoform X2 yields the protein MKSYIPFFILLWSAVGISRAAKIVIVPPIMFESHLYIFKTLASALHEQGHQTVFLLSEGRDIPPSNHYRLQRYPGIFNTSTSDEFLQSKMRNIFSGRLTALELFDILEHYSKNCDMIVGNKKLLHALKQEKFDLLLVDPNEMCGFVIAHLLGIKYAVFSTGLWYPAEVGAPSPLAYVPEFNSLLTDHMNLLERLKNTVVYLVSRFGVNFLVLPKYERIMQKYNVQPARSMYELVHDSSLWMLCTDVALEFPRPTLPNVVYVGGILTRPANPLPEDLQTWVDGANEKGFVLVSFGAGVKYLSEDIAHKLAHALARLPQRVIWRYSGKKPRNLGNNTKLIEWLPQNDLLGHPKIKAFLSHGGLNSIFETMYHGVPVVGIPLFGDHYDTMTRVQAKGMGILLNWKTITEDELYKALVKVINDPSYRQRAQKLSEIHKDQPGHPVDRTVYWINYILRHNGAQHLRAAVYTVSLYQYFLLDIAVIVLLGTALLCYILARIAKFIRKQSKHLWSTDEHTTINGHYQNGIPNGKYRRNGHIKHEKKVK